One Edaphobacter flagellatus genomic region harbors:
- a CDS encoding glycoside hydrolase family 88/105 protein, with translation MKLLKMSALGCAVVAQMMLAVSMQAQGALKIDEPSAKMAASIMMLWPHGVVATQNHPGVWGYEEGVLLDGMAAQWHATANGDDFRYIKDAVDKYVSSDGTINGYNADAQSLDEVEMGRAVLLVYRVTQQPKYYKAAKYIHDQLESQPRTASGGYWHKKIYPNQMWLDGAYMAEPFRAAYAVTFHESGDFDDIAKQLLLMYGHMRDPKTGLLKHGWDESKEMKWADPKTGLSPEAWGRAMGWYAMALVDVLDWFPADHPQRPALVDALKGTAAAIVAHQDKKTGLWWQVMGEPSRKGNFAEASASCMFVYAIAKGVRNGYLPQTDEASVRRGWEGIQKAFVKSSADGKLELDGTVKVGGLGGTPYRSGTFDYYVGEKTQVNDAKGVGAYLLAGSEMAQTSTEALGQGKTVMVDAWFNSQTRKNAAGQTELFHYKWDDDTNSGFAFFGRAFERYGVKLATLKTAPTVADLSKAQIYIMPSPDIPAKNPNPNYMDKASGDAIEAWVKAGGVLILMENDKTNSEFDHFNTMSERFGIHFNTVLRNTVDNNNWPQGTVMVPAGTGVFTYPHKAYLKEICTITVSGPAKAILTDKGDVLMAVTKFGKGTVFAVVDPWIYNEYVDRRNKLPLDFDGFDAAIDLAGWAVRQAK, from the coding sequence AGCGGTATCGATGCAGGCGCAGGGCGCTTTGAAGATCGATGAGCCTTCGGCAAAGATGGCGGCTTCGATCATGATGCTGTGGCCTCACGGAGTTGTCGCAACCCAGAATCATCCCGGAGTGTGGGGCTATGAAGAGGGAGTTTTGCTGGACGGCATGGCGGCCCAATGGCATGCGACCGCGAACGGTGACGACTTCCGCTACATCAAGGACGCTGTTGATAAGTACGTTTCCAGCGATGGCACGATCAACGGCTATAACGCCGACGCTCAGAGTCTGGACGAGGTAGAAATGGGGCGCGCCGTGTTACTGGTCTATCGCGTGACGCAGCAGCCGAAGTACTACAAGGCAGCGAAGTACATTCACGATCAACTGGAGAGCCAGCCGCGCACGGCCAGCGGTGGTTACTGGCACAAGAAAATCTACCCCAACCAGATGTGGCTCGACGGTGCGTATATGGCGGAGCCGTTTCGCGCAGCGTATGCGGTGACCTTCCATGAGTCGGGAGACTTCGACGACATCGCGAAGCAGTTGCTACTGATGTATGGTCACATGCGTGACCCAAAGACGGGTTTGCTGAAGCATGGGTGGGACGAATCGAAGGAGATGAAGTGGGCTGACCCGAAGACGGGTCTCTCGCCTGAGGCATGGGGCCGTGCGATGGGATGGTATGCGATGGCACTGGTGGATGTGTTGGATTGGTTTCCGGCCGATCATCCACAGCGTCCGGCATTGGTGGATGCTTTGAAGGGAACAGCCGCAGCAATCGTCGCGCATCAGGACAAGAAGACTGGACTATGGTGGCAGGTGATGGGCGAGCCTAGCCGGAAGGGAAACTTTGCGGAGGCCTCGGCAAGCTGCATGTTTGTTTATGCGATTGCGAAGGGTGTCCGGAACGGCTACTTACCCCAGACGGATGAGGCGAGCGTTCGCCGAGGCTGGGAGGGAATCCAAAAGGCGTTTGTGAAGTCGAGCGCGGATGGAAAGCTGGAACTGGATGGGACAGTCAAGGTGGGTGGCCTGGGAGGTACGCCGTATCGTTCTGGCACCTTCGATTATTACGTTGGAGAAAAGACTCAGGTCAATGATGCGAAGGGAGTTGGAGCGTATCTTCTCGCTGGATCGGAGATGGCACAGACGTCTACAGAGGCCCTGGGGCAGGGAAAGACTGTGATGGTCGATGCGTGGTTCAACTCGCAGACGCGCAAGAATGCAGCAGGGCAGACGGAGTTGTTTCACTACAAATGGGATGATGATACGAACTCTGGCTTCGCGTTCTTCGGCAGAGCCTTTGAGCGGTATGGCGTAAAGTTGGCAACGTTGAAGACGGCACCGACGGTGGCCGATCTCAGCAAGGCGCAGATATACATCATGCCTTCGCCTGATATCCCGGCGAAGAATCCGAATCCCAACTACATGGACAAGGCCAGCGGAGATGCGATTGAAGCATGGGTCAAGGCCGGTGGCGTTCTGATCCTGATGGAGAATGACAAGACCAACTCGGAGTTCGATCACTTCAACACGATGAGCGAGCGCTTCGGAATCCACTTCAACACGGTGTTGCGCAATACGGTGGATAACAACAACTGGCCTCAGGGAACGGTGATGGTTCCGGCGGGGACAGGCGTCTTCACCTATCCGCACAAGGCTTATCTGAAGGAGATTTGCACGATTACGGTCTCCGGTCCAGCGAAGGCGATTCTGACGGACAAAGGTGATGTGCTGATGGCGGTAACGAAGTTCGGCAAGGGAACTGTCTTTGCAGTGGTCGATCCGTGGATCTATAACGAGTACGTTGATCGGCGGAACAAGCTGCCGCTGGACTTCGACGGCTTTGATGCTGCGATCGATCTGGCAGGATGGGCGGTACGGCAGGCGAAGTAA